The bacterium genome has a window encoding:
- a CDS encoding RsmB/NOP family class I SAM-dependent RNA methyltransferase: MNKPKRELPGEFTEKLKNLVPAPHWSKVLKSFSQEKPCTFRVNALKLASSSLKERLEPLGFKVENVLWYRDAFLLRKGEQKDLEKTPFYKNGEIYVQGLSSMIPPLVLDPRPGDRVLDLTAAPGSKTTQMAALMKGQGSVTANDNNPIRVEKLKANAALQGASNVEVLPAGDGGLVWKERFEAFDKVLLDAPCSSEGRFLVEVPSTYGYWREDTNRKMAKDQRRLFKSAFLALKPGGTMVYSTCTFAPEENEMVLQWALETYGDALKLEKISMPLPAMTGGLARWGDLNFDPQVLSSLRVLPNQDMEGFFVAKLTKLKSVEAPEPFVPSSKN, encoded by the coding sequence ATGAACAAACCAAAACGCGAACTTCCCGGCGAATTCACGGAAAAGCTGAAAAACCTTGTTCCGGCCCCTCACTGGTCCAAGGTCCTCAAGTCCTTCTCCCAGGAAAAACCCTGCACCTTCCGGGTGAACGCCCTCAAGCTCGCTTCCTCTTCGCTCAAGGAAAGGCTGGAACCCCTGGGCTTCAAGGTCGAGAACGTCCTCTGGTACCGGGACGCTTTCCTGCTTCGCAAAGGGGAACAAAAGGACCTGGAAAAGACCCCCTTCTATAAGAACGGCGAGATCTATGTGCAGGGCCTCTCCAGCATGATCCCGCCCCTGGTGCTGGACCCGAGACCCGGCGACCGGGTGCTGGACCTCACCGCCGCGCCCGGCAGTAAGACCACCCAGATGGCGGCCCTGATGAAGGGCCAGGGTTCGGTGACCGCCAACGACAACAACCCCATCCGGGTGGAGAAGCTCAAGGCCAACGCCGCCCTCCAGGGCGCTTCCAACGTGGAGGTCCTGCCCGCGGGCGATGGGGGCCTGGTCTGGAAGGAGCGCTTCGAGGCCTTCGACAAGGTGCTTTTGGACGCGCCCTGCAGTTCGGAAGGCCGGTTCCTGGTGGAGGTTCCCTCCACCTACGGCTACTGGCGGGAGGACACCAACCGCAAGATGGCCAAGGACCAGCGGCGGCTCTTCAAGTCCGCCTTCCTCGCCCTGAAACCCGGCGGGACCATGGTCTATTCCACCTGTACCTTCGCTCCCGAGGAGAACGAAATGGTCCTCCAATGGGCCCTGGAGACCTACGGCGACGCCCTGAAGTTGGAGAAGATATCCATGCCCCTGCCCGCCATGACCGGAGGGCTGGCCCGTTGGGGGGATTTGAATTTCGACCCGCAGGTGCTAAGTTCGCTGCGGGTGCTTCCCAATCAGGATATGGAAGGTTTCTTCGTCGCCAAATTGACGAAGCTGAAGAGCGTGGAAGCCCCCGAACCCTTTGTGCCAAGTAGCAAGAATTAA
- a CDS encoding branched-chain amino acid ABC transporter permease, producing MEGFFQLLLNGTALGSIYALIALGYTMVYGILRLINFAHGDIVMVGAYVGLFAALGLNAPDHPNVLTFLLVLLAAMAASALLGYVIERFAYRPLRDVPRLNLLITAVGVSLLLENLGQVIFGATPRVFPDILPSVTLFRTGDVSVTNQQVTVFGTSIFLMVVLEWIVQRTKLGRAMRAVSHSHETAALVGIPTNLIISFTFVLGSALAAAAGILVCISYPKVEPLMGVMIGIKAFVAAVLGGIGSIRGAVVGGFLMGISESMVVGYGSSTYRDALAFGILILILIFKPAGLFGKYQPEKV from the coding sequence ATGGAAGGTTTTTTCCAACTGCTGCTCAACGGCACCGCCCTCGGGTCCATCTACGCCCTGATCGCCCTGGGTTACACCATGGTCTATGGCATCCTGAGGCTCATCAATTTCGCCCACGGCGACATCGTCATGGTGGGGGCCTATGTGGGCCTCTTCGCGGCCCTGGGCTTGAACGCCCCGGACCATCCCAACGTCCTTACCTTCCTGCTCGTCCTCCTGGCCGCCATGGCGGCCTCGGCCCTGCTCGGATACGTCATCGAAAGGTTCGCCTACCGGCCCCTGCGGGATGTGCCGCGCCTGAACCTGCTCATCACGGCGGTGGGGGTCTCCCTCCTTTTGGAGAACCTGGGCCAGGTGATCTTCGGGGCCACGCCCCGGGTCTTTCCCGACATCCTGCCCAGCGTCACCCTCTTCCGAACGGGCGACGTGTCGGTCACGAACCAGCAAGTGACGGTGTTCGGGACCTCGATCTTCCTCATGGTGGTCCTGGAATGGATCGTCCAGAGGACCAAACTGGGACGGGCCATGCGGGCCGTGTCCCATTCCCACGAGACCGCCGCCCTGGTGGGCATCCCCACCAACCTCATCATCAGCTTCACCTTCGTCCTGGGCTCCGCCTTGGCGGCCGCCGCGGGGATCCTGGTGTGCATCTCCTATCCGAAAGTGGAGCCCCTGATGGGCGTCATGATCGGGATCAAGGCCTTCGTGGCGGCGGTCCTGGGGGGCATCGGCAGTATCCGGGGGGCGGTGGTGGGCGGGTTCCTGATGGGCATCTCCGAATCCATGGTGGTGGGTTACGGCTCCTCCACCTACCGTGACGCGCTGGCCTTCGGCATCCTGATCCTCATCCTCATCTTCAAACCCGCCGGATTGTTCGGCAAATACCAGCCGGAGAAGGTCTAA
- a CDS encoding branched-chain amino acid ABC transporter permease, with translation MKNNLKWTLILIVVAGAAQGLSMVLPDYFSQILVYGCINAILAVALNWVNGLSGQFSLGPAGFMAVGAYTAASVNVFLLSGLHGTFLGDQTALVISLLAAALVSAGVGYLVGLPTLRLRGDYLAIVTLGFGEIIRVVILNIQSVGGARGFIGIPGTTTAFLVIFILGLCVLATHRFIHSSHGRALLAVRENEIAAEAMGVNTTAFKVNIFVISSAVTGVAGGLFAHYLQYINPSSFDFMKSVEIVIMVVLGGMGSISGSILAAFLLTLLPEALRPLQNWTGVDLRMVIYSLALILMMIWRPKGLFGRKELWEMVQKKKA, from the coding sequence TTGAAAAACAACCTTAAATGGACCCTCATTCTCATCGTCGTTGCCGGAGCGGCCCAAGGGCTCTCCATGGTCCTGCCCGATTATTTCTCCCAGATCCTGGTCTATGGCTGCATCAATGCCATCCTGGCGGTGGCGCTCAACTGGGTGAACGGCCTCTCGGGCCAGTTCTCCCTGGGGCCCGCCGGGTTCATGGCGGTCGGGGCCTATACGGCGGCCTCGGTGAACGTGTTCCTGCTCTCCGGCCTTCACGGCACCTTCCTGGGCGACCAAACGGCGCTGGTGATCTCGCTCCTGGCGGCCGCCTTGGTCAGCGCCGGGGTCGGCTACTTGGTGGGCCTCCCGACCCTCCGCCTGCGGGGGGATTACCTGGCCATCGTGACCCTGGGGTTCGGGGAGATCATCCGGGTCGTCATCCTCAATATCCAGTCGGTGGGCGGGGCCAGGGGTTTCATCGGGATCCCGGGCACCACCACGGCCTTCCTGGTGATCTTCATCCTGGGGCTTTGTGTGCTGGCCACCCACCGCTTCATCCATTCCTCCCACGGGCGGGCGCTCTTGGCGGTGCGGGAGAACGAGATCGCCGCGGAGGCCATGGGGGTCAACACCACCGCCTTCAAGGTGAATATCTTCGTCATTTCCTCGGCGGTGACCGGGGTGGCCGGCGGGCTCTTCGCCCACTACCTGCAATACATCAATCCCAGTTCCTTCGATTTCATGAAATCGGTGGAGATCGTCATCATGGTGGTCCTGGGCGGGATGGGGTCCATCTCGGGTTCCATCCTGGCGGCCTTCCTGCTGACCCTTTTGCCGGAGGCCTTGCGGCCCCTGCAGAACTGGACGGGCGTGGACCTTCGGATGGTGATCTATTCCTTGGCGCTCATCCTCATGATGATCTGGCGGCCGAAAGGGTTGTTCGGACGTAAGGAATTGTGGGAGATGGTCCAAAAGAAAAAGGCCTAG
- a CDS encoding DUF1569 domain-containing protein, whose amino-acid sequence MPRDLRCKNIQDIRAELDRLGTGVVETTGNWSYFQIIDHLAQAVEGSMKGVKREMPWWKKRLVGPLAHFFFVLRGYIPRGIKGRPPERIEGDAAVAVARLRKALEDFERHHGPWSDHPLLGALTKTQWAQFHRMHFNNHVSNTK is encoded by the coding sequence ATGCCCCGGGACCTGCGCTGTAAGAACATCCAGGACATCCGCGCCGAGCTGGACCGCTTGGGGACCGGCGTCGTGGAGACCACCGGCAATTGGTCCTATTTCCAGATCATCGACCATTTGGCCCAGGCCGTGGAAGGCAGCATGAAGGGCGTGAAACGGGAAATGCCTTGGTGGAAGAAACGCCTGGTCGGGCCCCTGGCCCACTTCTTCTTCGTGCTTCGGGGCTACATCCCCCGGGGCATCAAGGGGCGCCCGCCCGAGAGGATCGAGGGGGACGCGGCGGTCGCCGTCGCGCGGTTACGGAAGGCTTTGGAGGATTTCGAGAGGCACCATGGCCCCTGGAGCGACCATCCCTTGTTGGGGGCCTTGACCAAGACCCAATGGGCCCAATTCCACCGGATGCATTTCAACAACCATGTGAGCAACACGAAGTAG